A portion of the Hyalangium minutum genome contains these proteins:
- a CDS encoding aminotransferase class I/II-fold pyridoxal phosphate-dependent enzyme, with protein MSRPSAAERVSRFGTTVFSEFSALALKHGAVNLGQGFPDFDGPDAVKEAAQRAIRDGVNQYAITTGSKDLRQAISEHAARFYGQQVDPDTMVTVTSGATEAILDVILGLVDPGDEVIAFEPFYDSYDANITFIGAKARYVPLRAPDAQHAQWWIDWAELEAAFSPRTRLLILNSPQNPTGKVFTREELERIGALCVKHDVKVLSDEVYEHIVFAPAQHVRPATVPSLADRTVTVSSMGKTFSLTGWKIGWVIAPPPLRDAVQRAHQFVTFATASPLQTATAAALRLPDSYFQELTANYLARREKLLRGLREAGLPAHAPEGSYFILAEISHLGFPDDVAFCRHLVTQVGVAAIPPSVFYSPDHRHLGQRFARFAFCKTDGVLDEGARRLRDGLTKAR; from the coding sequence ATGAGCCGGCCCTCCGCCGCGGAACGCGTCTCCCGCTTTGGCACCACGGTCTTCTCCGAGTTCAGTGCGCTCGCCCTGAAGCACGGCGCGGTGAACCTCGGGCAGGGCTTCCCGGACTTCGACGGGCCCGACGCAGTGAAAGAGGCCGCTCAGCGCGCCATCCGCGACGGCGTCAACCAGTACGCCATCACCACGGGCTCCAAGGATCTGCGCCAGGCCATCTCCGAGCACGCCGCGCGCTTCTACGGCCAGCAGGTGGATCCGGACACGATGGTCACCGTCACCAGCGGCGCCACCGAGGCCATCCTGGACGTCATTCTTGGCCTGGTGGATCCGGGCGACGAAGTCATCGCGTTCGAGCCTTTCTATGACTCGTACGACGCGAACATCACCTTTATTGGAGCCAAGGCGCGCTACGTGCCGCTGCGCGCACCGGATGCTCAACACGCCCAGTGGTGGATCGACTGGGCCGAGCTGGAGGCCGCCTTCAGCCCGCGCACGCGGCTGCTCATCCTCAACAGCCCGCAGAACCCCACGGGCAAGGTGTTCACCCGTGAGGAACTCGAGCGCATCGGCGCCCTGTGCGTGAAGCACGATGTGAAGGTGCTCTCGGATGAGGTGTACGAGCACATCGTCTTCGCGCCCGCCCAGCATGTGCGCCCCGCCACGGTGCCTTCACTGGCGGATCGAACTGTCACCGTGAGCAGCATGGGGAAGACGTTCAGCCTCACCGGCTGGAAGATCGGCTGGGTCATCGCGCCCCCGCCGCTGCGTGACGCGGTGCAGCGCGCGCACCAGTTCGTCACCTTCGCCACTGCGTCCCCCCTCCAAACGGCCACCGCTGCCGCGCTGCGTCTGCCGGACAGTTACTTCCAGGAGCTGACGGCGAACTACCTGGCGCGGCGCGAAAAGCTGCTGCGAGGCCTCCGAGAGGCAGGCCTGCCCGCGCACGCCCCCGAGGGCAGCTACTTCATCCTGGCGGAGATTTCCCACCTGGGCTTCCCGGATGACGTGGCCTTCTGTCGGCACCTGGTGACGCAGGTGGGCGTGGCGGCCATTCCTCCCAGTGTCTTCTACTCGCCGGATCACAGGCACCTGGGCCAGCGCTTCGCTCGCTTCGCCTTCTGCAAGACGGACGGGGTGCTGGACGAGGGCGCTCGGCGCCTGCGTGATGGGCTCACGAAGGCACGCTGA
- a CDS encoding acyl-CoA mutase large subunit family protein, which yields MPARTAPKTVARSAASQSPKKASVSKKGGKPSKLAKAAKKVAQVAKKAGKAGKALVKKAAPKKKAAALKHYDAASVKAAAKQAEKWAKDELAQVTAKMPLRRKQFTTDSGIPIPDVLTLADRKDEQADRIGLPGQFPFTRGPQPTMYRGRLWTMRQFAGFGTPADTNKRFKYLISHGMTGLSTAFDMPALMGYDADHSMSRGEVGKEGVAISSLRDFEILFDGIQLDKVTTSMTINASAVVALCMYIAVGEKQGVPMAKLAGTIQNDMLKEYIAQKEWIVAPRPAVRIVTDMIEFCTKHMPKWYPVSISGYHIREAGATAVQELAFTLADGIGYVEECVKRGMDVDSFAPQLSFFWDVHNDFFEEIAKFRAARRIWANVMRYRFGAKNPRSWQLKTHAQTAGVSLTAQQPYNNVVRTALQAMAAVLGGTQSLHTNSLDETYALPTEESVTIALRTQQLIAHESGVDRVVDPLAGSYYVEYLTDETEKRAMEYIRRIDEMGGIIRAVEEQYPQKEIGESAYRFQREVEQGDRLIVGLNAFKADKDAPIELLHIDDKVAEEQKARLAQVKAERNNEAVQAALAKVEAAARGTDNMVPPVLEAVKAYATLGEICDVFRKVWGAYREGGAF from the coding sequence ATGCCTGCGCGAACCGCTCCGAAGACCGTCGCTCGCTCCGCTGCCTCCCAGTCCCCGAAGAAGGCCTCCGTCAGCAAGAAGGGGGGCAAGCCCTCCAAGCTGGCCAAGGCCGCCAAGAAGGTCGCCCAGGTGGCCAAGAAGGCCGGCAAGGCGGGCAAGGCTCTGGTGAAGAAGGCCGCCCCAAAGAAGAAGGCCGCCGCGCTGAAGCACTATGACGCCGCTTCGGTGAAGGCTGCCGCGAAGCAGGCGGAGAAGTGGGCCAAGGATGAGCTCGCCCAGGTGACGGCGAAGATGCCGCTGCGGCGCAAGCAGTTCACCACGGACTCGGGCATCCCCATTCCGGACGTGCTGACGCTGGCCGATCGCAAGGACGAGCAGGCCGACCGCATCGGGCTGCCCGGCCAGTTCCCGTTCACCCGCGGCCCTCAGCCCACCATGTACCGGGGCCGGCTCTGGACGATGCGCCAGTTCGCGGGCTTCGGCACGCCGGCGGACACCAACAAGCGCTTCAAGTACCTCATCAGCCACGGCATGACAGGCCTGTCCACGGCCTTCGATATGCCGGCGCTCATGGGCTACGACGCGGACCACTCCATGAGCCGCGGCGAGGTGGGCAAGGAGGGCGTGGCCATCTCCTCGCTGCGTGACTTCGAGATCCTCTTCGACGGGATCCAGCTGGACAAGGTCACCACCTCGATGACCATCAACGCGAGCGCGGTGGTGGCGCTCTGCATGTACATCGCGGTGGGTGAGAAGCAGGGCGTTCCGATGGCCAAGCTCGCGGGCACCATCCAGAACGACATGCTCAAGGAGTACATCGCGCAGAAGGAGTGGATCGTCGCGCCTCGGCCGGCCGTGCGCATCGTCACGGACATGATCGAGTTCTGCACGAAGCACATGCCCAAGTGGTACCCGGTCTCCATCAGCGGCTACCACATCCGCGAGGCCGGAGCGACGGCCGTCCAGGAGCTGGCCTTCACGCTGGCCGACGGCATCGGCTACGTGGAGGAGTGCGTGAAGCGCGGGATGGACGTGGACTCCTTCGCGCCCCAGCTGAGCTTCTTCTGGGACGTGCACAACGACTTCTTCGAGGAGATCGCCAAGTTCCGCGCCGCGCGCCGCATCTGGGCCAACGTCATGCGCTACCGCTTCGGCGCGAAGAACCCGCGCTCGTGGCAGCTGAAGACGCACGCGCAGACGGCCGGCGTGTCGCTGACGGCGCAGCAGCCCTACAACAACGTGGTGCGCACGGCGCTGCAGGCCATGGCAGCGGTGCTGGGCGGCACCCAGTCGCTGCACACCAACTCGCTGGACGAGACGTACGCGCTGCCCACCGAGGAGTCGGTGACGATCGCGCTGCGCACCCAGCAGCTGATCGCTCACGAGTCCGGCGTGGACCGCGTGGTGGATCCGCTCGCGGGCAGCTACTACGTGGAGTACCTCACCGACGAGACGGAGAAGCGGGCGATGGAGTACATCCGCCGCATCGACGAGATGGGCGGCATCATCCGCGCGGTGGAGGAGCAGTACCCGCAGAAGGAGATCGGCGAGAGCGCCTACCGCTTCCAGCGCGAGGTGGAACAGGGCGATCGGCTGATCGTCGGCCTGAACGCGTTCAAGGCGGACAAGGACGCGCCCATCGAGCTGCTCCACATCGACGACAAGGTGGCCGAGGAGCAGAAGGCGCGGCTGGCCCAGGTGAAGGCTGAGCGCAACAACGAGGCGGTACAGGCGGCGCTGGCCAAGGTGGAGGCGGCGGCGCGCGGCACGGACAACATGGTGCCGCCGGTGCTCGAGGCGGTGAAGGCCTACGCCACGCTCGGCGAGATCTGCGACGTGTTCCGCAAGGTCTGGGGCGCCTACCGCGAGGGCGGCGCGTTCTAA
- a CDS encoding class I SAM-dependent methyltransferase, with amino-acid sequence MSFFGELYLRSTRPFLSPELTAKEVAYLDQAFSGLTLPGPVVDLGCGHGRHAAPLNASGALKGRVVGLELDPYSLSQRAPGFPAIRGDLRALPFQSGSLAGAYAWYSTLFAFSETEHRVILQEVARCLRPGGLLVFQTVPYERLSEQPGAAFQRTLPDGSLLEEESRFDPDTGMDHGRRRLTLPTGRVLSGVYTIRYYPLAELRQLLEATGLSTKWVHGSLEGEPLSSASTDLIVGAELRHG; translated from the coding sequence ATGAGCTTCTTTGGCGAGCTCTACCTGCGCAGCACGCGGCCCTTCCTCTCGCCCGAGCTGACGGCCAAGGAGGTGGCCTACCTGGATCAGGCCTTCTCCGGCCTGACGCTGCCCGGCCCCGTGGTGGATCTGGGCTGCGGCCATGGGCGCCACGCCGCGCCGCTGAATGCCTCGGGAGCCCTGAAGGGCCGGGTGGTGGGGCTGGAGCTGGACCCATACTCCCTGTCCCAGCGAGCCCCCGGCTTCCCCGCGATCCGGGGAGATCTCCGCGCCCTGCCGTTCCAGAGCGGATCCCTGGCGGGGGCCTACGCGTGGTACTCGACGCTGTTCGCCTTCTCCGAGACGGAGCACCGCGTCATCCTCCAGGAGGTGGCACGGTGCCTGCGGCCCGGGGGGCTCCTGGTCTTCCAGACCGTGCCCTACGAGCGCCTGAGCGAGCAGCCAGGCGCGGCCTTCCAGCGCACCCTCCCGGACGGCAGCCTCCTGGAGGAGGAGAGCCGCTTCGATCCCGACACCGGCATGGATCACGGGCGCCGCCGCCTCACCCTACCGACCGGTCGTGTGCTTTCGGGGGTGTACACCATCCGCTACTATCCCCTTGCGGAACTGCGCCAACTGTTGGAAGCGACAGGACTTTCGACGAAGTGGGTGCACGGCAGCCTGGAGGGCGAGCCGCTGTCTTCCGCTTCGACCGACCTCATCGTGGGAGCTGAGCTGCGACATGGCTGA
- a CDS encoding phosphatase PAP2 family protein, which yields MSPWSHQSARLLARRRKVRFKPVDCVLIAACSVAALALVGPCRWAPGALRSAGGFAAFALGLVVLRMLQSWWPRVRPLRWVADFWLLPVAGLGHELLNPLVDAINPVLRDAQLATLEERLFGVQVSVVLSSAVPPWLQDVLMVCYYGHFAWAMVLGVTLYLHRKAAAFDEFLLAMGLFFTVGYAAYIAVPAIGPRLFLASAFPGPLQGVVVTSVLDSLMRTPVFIRDCFPSGHTGVTLLVLFYALRFSRRVFWTMLLPGIGLIVATVAGRFHYAVDLVAVLPVVLLVAAAARALSPAKGSRSYSSERSLPMGAIVRR from the coding sequence ATGAGCCCCTGGTCCCACCAGAGCGCGAGGTTGCTTGCTCGCCGTAGGAAGGTGCGCTTCAAGCCGGTCGACTGCGTTCTGATTGCCGCCTGCTCGGTCGCCGCACTGGCGCTCGTGGGTCCGTGCCGCTGGGCACCGGGAGCGCTGCGCTCCGCCGGGGGCTTCGCCGCGTTCGCGCTGGGGCTGGTGGTGCTCCGCATGCTGCAGTCCTGGTGGCCTCGGGTCCGGCCGCTGCGCTGGGTGGCGGACTTCTGGCTGCTCCCGGTGGCGGGGCTGGGCCATGAGCTGCTCAACCCGCTCGTGGATGCGATCAACCCCGTGCTTCGGGATGCGCAGCTCGCCACCCTGGAAGAGCGGTTGTTCGGCGTTCAGGTCTCGGTGGTGCTCTCGAGCGCGGTGCCGCCGTGGCTCCAGGACGTGCTGATGGTCTGCTACTACGGCCACTTCGCCTGGGCCATGGTGCTGGGCGTCACGCTGTACCTCCATCGAAAGGCCGCGGCGTTCGATGAGTTCCTGCTGGCGATGGGCCTCTTCTTCACCGTGGGCTACGCGGCCTACATCGCCGTGCCTGCCATCGGGCCGCGCCTCTTCCTCGCGAGCGCCTTCCCGGGACCGCTCCAGGGGGTGGTCGTGACGTCGGTACTGGACTCGCTGATGCGCACCCCCGTGTTCATCCGGGACTGCTTCCCGTCGGGCCACACCGGGGTGACGCTGCTGGTCCTCTTCTACGCGCTCCGGTTCTCGCGGCGGGTCTTCTGGACGATGCTCCTGCCCGGAATCGGCCTCATCGTGGCGACGGTGGCCGGGCGCTTCCACTACGCCGTGGACCTGGTGGCGGTGCTGCCCGTGGTGCTGCTGGTCGCGGCGGCCGCCCGAGCCCTGTCCCCAGCGAAAGGCAGCCGGAGCTACTCGTCCGAGCGTTCCCTGCCCATGGGCGCTATCGTGCGCCGCTAG
- a CDS encoding efflux RND transporter permease subunit encodes MVGLFAALGLGGALLASRLEFRGSFVELLPEGAREVQDLTRVSQKAGGDGYLVLRAQGAAPDTLRAYAKELQGRLEKLPQVRYVEHHFDVGFFLRNGLLLMPAERLRALHDELEARVTYERRQLNPFYVELENQEAPPTFEELQRKYLPESPIQEELASADGREVYLFLKPAGTAADLGFARQFVDEAKAVAAEVAQGYPGVTVDATGNFQSRIEEDSVMRRDLANAGILSALLAVGIILLATRRVSALAVVGVPVMVSVVLTFAFAQLVIGHLNVVTGFLVAILIGLGIEYGVHLGMRYWEERQHLDSREALSAAVRGTFSGALTSAFTNAAAFLVLLLAQFHAFQQFGLLAGMGVMLAVLAAYGLGPSLLSIAERIRPFRAPSAAAKAPAGERAPVRAGKRWPTSVVAGLALVVVAFAGFSAFVAPRLGFETDMRKLKGDSPSSRLDDHITEQLGNPLNPAILLVDDLEQARKVRQVIAEVHSRHSTHSVFLRSASLADLIPEDVEHRQAEIARLRELVSQMPESVREDPRVKDFQAMLGATPYGIEQLPVEARRRFEALDGKGMFLLLFPSVSNYDTRDLQRWASQLDEVVYEAHVRGIDLSVLDSNRIASRIFAMVRGDGPFILGAAALVVFLAIFASLRSLKKAMLVAGPLFLGMVCLAGGMYLFDVQLNFINAVVLPNLLAIAVDNSVHLFHRYEEEGPGSLGHVVRHTGFAAVAATLSNAAGYGALLVASHQGLRSIGQIALLGVVCTFLGTTVFFPALLALLERWKFRHGERAGEAAVVQSLNIRTEGDQPAAPSEERKSA; translated from the coding sequence ATGGTGGGGCTCTTCGCCGCGCTGGGACTGGGTGGGGCGCTGCTGGCCTCGCGGCTGGAGTTCCGCGGCTCGTTCGTGGAGCTGCTGCCCGAGGGCGCGCGCGAAGTGCAGGATCTGACGCGGGTGTCACAGAAGGCAGGTGGGGACGGGTACCTGGTGCTGCGGGCCCAGGGGGCTGCTCCAGACACGCTGCGGGCCTACGCGAAGGAGCTGCAAGGGCGACTGGAGAAGCTGCCCCAGGTCCGCTACGTGGAGCACCACTTTGACGTGGGCTTCTTCCTGCGCAACGGACTGCTGCTCATGCCAGCCGAGCGCCTGCGAGCGTTGCACGACGAGCTCGAGGCCCGGGTGACGTATGAGCGGAGGCAGCTCAATCCGTTCTACGTGGAGCTGGAGAATCAGGAGGCGCCGCCTACCTTTGAGGAGCTCCAGCGCAAGTACCTGCCTGAGTCGCCCATCCAGGAGGAGCTGGCGTCGGCGGATGGCCGAGAGGTGTACCTCTTCCTCAAGCCGGCCGGGACGGCGGCGGACCTGGGCTTTGCGCGCCAGTTCGTGGACGAGGCCAAGGCCGTCGCGGCGGAGGTGGCCCAGGGCTACCCGGGCGTGACGGTGGATGCCACAGGCAACTTCCAGAGCCGCATCGAAGAGGACTCGGTGATGCGGCGGGACCTGGCCAACGCGGGCATTCTGTCCGCGCTGCTGGCGGTAGGCATCATCCTGCTGGCCACGCGGCGCGTGTCGGCGCTGGCGGTGGTGGGAGTGCCGGTGATGGTGAGCGTGGTGCTGACGTTCGCCTTCGCGCAGCTGGTCATCGGGCACCTGAACGTGGTGACGGGCTTCCTGGTGGCCATCCTGATCGGACTGGGCATCGAGTACGGCGTCCACCTGGGCATGCGCTACTGGGAGGAGCGGCAGCACCTGGATTCGCGCGAGGCGCTCAGCGCGGCGGTGCGAGGCACGTTCTCGGGCGCGCTCACGTCGGCCTTTACCAACGCGGCGGCCTTCCTGGTGCTGCTCCTGGCGCAGTTCCACGCCTTCCAACAGTTTGGCCTGCTGGCGGGCATGGGAGTGATGTTGGCGGTGCTCGCCGCGTACGGGCTGGGGCCGTCGCTGCTGTCCATCGCCGAGCGGATCCGTCCCTTCCGTGCCCCCTCAGCGGCCGCCAAGGCCCCGGCGGGGGAGCGCGCTCCCGTGCGTGCGGGGAAGCGCTGGCCTACGTCCGTGGTGGCGGGCCTGGCGCTGGTGGTGGTGGCCTTCGCGGGCTTCTCGGCGTTCGTGGCACCTCGGCTCGGCTTCGAGACGGACATGCGCAAGCTGAAGGGCGACTCGCCCTCTTCGCGCCTGGACGATCACATCACCGAGCAGCTCGGCAACCCGCTCAACCCGGCCATTTTGCTCGTGGACGATCTGGAGCAGGCCCGGAAGGTGCGGCAGGTGATCGCTGAGGTGCACAGCCGGCACAGCACGCACTCGGTGTTCCTGCGCTCCGCCTCGCTGGCCGATCTGATCCCCGAGGATGTGGAGCACCGCCAGGCGGAGATCGCCCGCCTGCGAGAGCTGGTGTCCCAGATGCCCGAGTCCGTCCGGGAAGACCCTCGCGTGAAGGACTTCCAGGCCATGTTGGGGGCCACCCCGTACGGCATCGAGCAACTGCCGGTGGAGGCCCGCCGCCGCTTCGAGGCGCTGGATGGCAAGGGGATGTTCCTGCTGCTGTTCCCCTCGGTGTCCAACTACGACACGCGGGATCTCCAGCGCTGGGCGTCACAGCTCGACGAGGTGGTCTATGAAGCGCACGTGCGGGGGATCGATCTGTCGGTGCTGGACAGCAACCGCATCGCCTCGCGCATCTTCGCGATGGTGCGCGGGGACGGGCCGTTCATCCTGGGGGCGGCGGCGCTGGTGGTGTTCCTGGCCATCTTCGCCAGCCTGCGCAGCCTGAAGAAGGCGATGCTCGTCGCGGGGCCGCTGTTCCTCGGCATGGTGTGCCTGGCCGGGGGCATGTACCTGTTCGACGTGCAGCTCAACTTCATCAACGCGGTGGTGCTGCCCAACCTGCTGGCGATCGCGGTGGACAACTCCGTGCATCTTTTCCACCGCTATGAGGAAGAGGGCCCGGGCTCGCTGGGCCATGTGGTCCGGCACACGGGGTTCGCCGCCGTGGCGGCCACGCTGTCCAACGCCGCGGGCTACGGCGCTTTGCTGGTGGCCAGCCACCAGGGATTGCGCTCCATCGGACAGATTGCGCTCCTCGGAGTCGTGTGCACCTTCCTGGGAACAACGGTGTTCTTTCCGGCGCTGCTGGCGCTGCTGGAGCGCTGGAAGTTCCGGCATGGGGAGAGGGCAGGGGAGGCTGCGGTGGTCCAGAGCCTGAACATCCGCACGGAGGGCGACCAGCCAGCCGCTCCGTCTGAAGAGCGGAAGTCCGCATGA